The Sphingobacteriaceae bacterium genome has a segment encoding these proteins:
- the thiL gene encoding thiamine-phosphate kinase, whose translation MEFENTNRTELSQLGEFGLIEHLTKNIKLHHASTVKGVGDDAAVIDHNGFQTIVTTDLLTEGVHFDLTYVPLKHLGYKAIVVNLSDVYAMNAEPKQITVSFAISNRFSLEAVEELYAGMLLACEKYNVDLIGGDTTSSVSGLTISITAIGTAKKEEITYRNGALEKNLLCVSGDLGGAYMGLQILEREKAVFKDSPGVQPDLSGKDYILERQLKPEARKDIVALLKQLNIKPTAMIDISDGLSSEILHLCTQSNCGVELYEEKIPIDPQTYDTAREFNLDPTVCALSGGEDYELLFTIDMQEYDKIKNLPDFTIIGHITNKEKGMLMVAKDGSVHELKAQGWNALLNK comes from the coding sequence ATGGAATTTGAAAACACCAACAGAACAGAATTATCGCAATTAGGCGAATTCGGACTTATTGAGCATCTCACTAAAAATATTAAATTACATCATGCGTCAACCGTAAAAGGCGTTGGAGATGATGCCGCGGTAATTGATCATAACGGTTTTCAAACTATAGTAACCACCGACTTGTTAACCGAAGGCGTTCATTTTGATTTAACTTATGTACCATTAAAACACTTGGGTTATAAAGCCATTGTGGTGAATTTAAGTGATGTTTATGCCATGAATGCAGAGCCGAAACAGATTACCGTTTCGTTCGCAATCTCCAATCGTTTTAGTTTAGAGGCTGTTGAAGAATTATATGCCGGCATGTTATTAGCTTGTGAAAAATATAATGTTGATTTGATAGGCGGAGATACTACAAGCAGCGTTAGTGGATTAACAATAAGTATAACCGCAATAGGCACCGCAAAAAAAGAAGAAATCACCTATAGAAACGGAGCGCTTGAAAAAAATTTATTATGTGTGAGTGGAGATTTGGGAGGAGCATACATGGGTTTACAAATATTAGAAAGAGAGAAAGCGGTTTTTAAAGATAGTCCGGGTGTGCAACCCGACCTAAGCGGTAAAGATTATATTTTAGAAAGACAGTTGAAGCCGGAAGCCAGAAAAGATATTGTTGCTTTACTGAAACAGTTAAATATTAAACCAACGGCAATGATTGATATCAGCGATGGCTTGTCGTCTGAAATTCTTCATTTATGTACTCAATCCAATTGCGGTGTGGAATTGTACGAAGAAAAAATTCCAATCGACCCCCAAACCTATGATACCGCCCGTGAATTTAATTTAGACCCAACGGTTTGCGCATTAAGTGGAGGCGAAGATTATGAATTGCTTTTCACCATTGACATGCAAGAATATGATAAAATAAAAAATTTACCGGATTTTACCATAATTGGGCATATTACCAATAAAGAAAAGGGTATGCTAATGGTGGCCAAAGACGGAAGCGTACATGAACTTAAAGCACAAGGTTGGAATGCATTATTAAATAAGTAA